The Ciconia boyciana chromosome 2, ASM3463844v1, whole genome shotgun sequence genome has a segment encoding these proteins:
- the CYP7B1 gene encoding cytochrome P450 7B1 isoform X1, which produces MGPDALQLGTYGGAAAAALLLWAVCVLCRRKRKTGEPPLINGWIPYLGKALIFRKDAFKFLLDQQKKLGDIFTVHIAGRYITFIMDPFQYVYVIRNSKQLEFHEFADKMASKTFDYPALSKGKFPDLKENLHRIYQYLQGKPLDIISDHMMKNLQDIFEWKCSQATDWETEKMYKFCCSVMFEASFVTLYGRVPAADGHKVISEIRDKFIKFDASFPYLAANIPIELLGATKKVRKELIHHFLLQNMTKWLGGSKVVQARQDIFEKYDLLGDYDKAAHHFAFLWASVGNTIPATFWAMYYLLRHPEALAAVRDEIDRLLQSTGQKRGPTYNIHLTREQLDNLVYLESALNESLRMCSSSMNIRISQEDFVLKLEGNQEVSLRKGDWIALYPQILHMDPEVYEDPKEYKFDRYIENGKKKTTFYKAGRKLKYFLMPFGSGISMCPGRFLAMNEMKMFLFLLLAHFDVELAENKAVRLDNSRMGLGILLPDVDITFRYKLRSLRK; this is translated from the exons gAAGACTGGAGAGCCCCCGCTAATAAATGGCTGGATTCCTTACCTTGGGAAGgctttgatttttagaaaagatgCTTTCAAATTCTTACTGGATCAGCAAAAGAAACTTGGAGATATTTTCACTGTACATATTGCTG GTAGATATATTACCTTTATCATGGACCCATTTCAATATGTCTATGTCATCCGAAATAGCAAGCAACTTGAATTTCATGAATTCGCTGATAAAATGGCTTCCAAAACTTTTGACTACCCAGCCTTGTCGAAAGGAAAATTCCCTGATCTCAAGGAAAACCTGCACAGAATCTACCAGTATCTACAAGGCAAGCCTTTGGATATCATTTCTGACCACATGATGAAAAATCTCCAGGATATATTTGAATGGAAATGCTCACAAGCAACAGAttgggaaacagaaaaaatgtacaaattCTGCTGCTCTGTAATGTTTGAAGCCAGTTTTGTAACACTATATGGAAGAGTTCCTGCTGCAGATGGCCACAAAGTTATTAGTGAAATCAGAGACAAATTTATCAAGTTTGATGCCAGCTTTCCCTATTTAGCTGCAAACATACCAATTGAGTTGCTAGGAGCTACCAAGAAGGTTCGGAAGGAGCTTATACatcattttttacttcagaacATGACAAAATGGCTGGGAGGGTCAAAAGTGGTCCAAGCCAGACAAGATATATTTGAGAAATATGATCTGCTTGGAGATTATGACAAAGCAG CACATCATTTTGCCTTCCTGTGGGCCTCTGTGGGAAACACGATTCCAGCTACATTCTGGGCCATGTATTATCTTCTGCGGCACCCAGAAGCTCTTGCAGCAGTGCGTGACGAGATTGACCGTTTGCTGCAGTCAACAGGTCAAAAGAGAGGGCCCACGTATAACATCCACCTCACCAGAGAACAATTGGACAACCTGGTCTACctag AGAGTGCCTTAAACGAGAGTTTACGAATGTGCTCGTCCTCCATGAACATTCGCATCAGCCAGGAGGATTTTGTTCTCAAGCTTGAAGGGAATCAAGAAGTGAGTTTGAGGAAAGGAGACTGGATAGCCCTTTACCCGCAGATTTTGCACATGGACCCTGAGGTCTATGAAGATCCTAAG gagtATAAGTTCGATCGATACATAGAGAATGGCAAGAAGAAAACCACGTTTTAcaaggcaggaagaaaactgaagtatttCCTAATGCCCTTTGGCTCTGGGATCAGCATGTGTCCAGGGAGGTTCCTCGCTATGAATGAGATgaagatgtttcttttcttactaTTGGCTCATTTTGATGTAGAACTAGCGGAAAACAAAGCTGTCAGACTTGATAACAGTCGTATGGGCCTTGGTATCCTCCTGCCAGATGTCGATATCACCTTTCGTTACAAGCTGAGGTCCTTAAGAAAGTGA
- the CYP7B1 gene encoding cytochrome P450 7B1 isoform X2, which yields MDPFQYVYVIRNSKQLEFHEFADKMASKTFDYPALSKGKFPDLKENLHRIYQYLQGKPLDIISDHMMKNLQDIFEWKCSQATDWETEKMYKFCCSVMFEASFVTLYGRVPAADGHKVISEIRDKFIKFDASFPYLAANIPIELLGATKKVRKELIHHFLLQNMTKWLGGSKVVQARQDIFEKYDLLGDYDKAAHHFAFLWASVGNTIPATFWAMYYLLRHPEALAAVRDEIDRLLQSTGQKRGPTYNIHLTREQLDNLVYLESALNESLRMCSSSMNIRISQEDFVLKLEGNQEVSLRKGDWIALYPQILHMDPEVYEDPKEYKFDRYIENGKKKTTFYKAGRKLKYFLMPFGSGISMCPGRFLAMNEMKMFLFLLLAHFDVELAENKAVRLDNSRMGLGILLPDVDITFRYKLRSLRK from the exons ATGGACCCATTTCAATATGTCTATGTCATCCGAAATAGCAAGCAACTTGAATTTCATGAATTCGCTGATAAAATGGCTTCCAAAACTTTTGACTACCCAGCCTTGTCGAAAGGAAAATTCCCTGATCTCAAGGAAAACCTGCACAGAATCTACCAGTATCTACAAGGCAAGCCTTTGGATATCATTTCTGACCACATGATGAAAAATCTCCAGGATATATTTGAATGGAAATGCTCACAAGCAACAGAttgggaaacagaaaaaatgtacaaattCTGCTGCTCTGTAATGTTTGAAGCCAGTTTTGTAACACTATATGGAAGAGTTCCTGCTGCAGATGGCCACAAAGTTATTAGTGAAATCAGAGACAAATTTATCAAGTTTGATGCCAGCTTTCCCTATTTAGCTGCAAACATACCAATTGAGTTGCTAGGAGCTACCAAGAAGGTTCGGAAGGAGCTTATACatcattttttacttcagaacATGACAAAATGGCTGGGAGGGTCAAAAGTGGTCCAAGCCAGACAAGATATATTTGAGAAATATGATCTGCTTGGAGATTATGACAAAGCAG CACATCATTTTGCCTTCCTGTGGGCCTCTGTGGGAAACACGATTCCAGCTACATTCTGGGCCATGTATTATCTTCTGCGGCACCCAGAAGCTCTTGCAGCAGTGCGTGACGAGATTGACCGTTTGCTGCAGTCAACAGGTCAAAAGAGAGGGCCCACGTATAACATCCACCTCACCAGAGAACAATTGGACAACCTGGTCTACctag AGAGTGCCTTAAACGAGAGTTTACGAATGTGCTCGTCCTCCATGAACATTCGCATCAGCCAGGAGGATTTTGTTCTCAAGCTTGAAGGGAATCAAGAAGTGAGTTTGAGGAAAGGAGACTGGATAGCCCTTTACCCGCAGATTTTGCACATGGACCCTGAGGTCTATGAAGATCCTAAG gagtATAAGTTCGATCGATACATAGAGAATGGCAAGAAGAAAACCACGTTTTAcaaggcaggaagaaaactgaagtatttCCTAATGCCCTTTGGCTCTGGGATCAGCATGTGTCCAGGGAGGTTCCTCGCTATGAATGAGATgaagatgtttcttttcttactaTTGGCTCATTTTGATGTAGAACTAGCGGAAAACAAAGCTGTCAGACTTGATAACAGTCGTATGGGCCTTGGTATCCTCCTGCCAGATGTCGATATCACCTTTCGTTACAAGCTGAGGTCCTTAAGAAAGTGA